The nucleotide window TAACCGGAAATCCTTTTACATCGGCCGACACCGCTACCCTTCCGGTTTTCACGCTTACCCTGGCAGCCTGTATATGGCTGCTGTCTGTCATCACAAAAGAGGTACCCAGTACCTTCACCTGTAGATGCGGCGCCGTGATTGTAAAGGCAGCCGAAGGGTTACGGACTACATCAAAAAATGCTTCTCCATTCAGATGCACCTGTCTTTTTTTACCCCGGAATTTTTTAGGATAACTGATTTCACTGTTGGCATTGAGTACTACTCTGGAGCTATCGGGCAGTATTACCTGTTTCACCTGGAAAGCATGAGCGGTGACGGTTTCCACGGGTATCGGATCTACCAGGTCGAGTATATCAAACTGGTAGCGGTATCCCAGGGAAGCGCCTCCCAGCAGCACTATACAGGCGGCCGCAATATTCCGGGCCCTGGAAAAACGTATAACCCTGCCCGTTGGCACATCCTGTATTTCGAGGCGCAGCCTTTCCAGTACCTGTTGCCGGTGGGTTTCGCTTTGCCCTGTAACAGGCTGTTGCCGGGCTTCCTCCAGGGCCTCTTCATACCACGCTTCCATCAGCGCAGCTTCTTTACCCGAAGCATTACCTGTCAGATACCTGTTGATGATTCTTTTTAGTTGTGCTACATTCATAATGACCGGTGTATGGCAGACAGATAAAATGCCTGCGGGTAAAAAAACTGACTGTTCTCTACCTATATGTTCCTGGGAAAAGGGGCTTTGTCCCGTCCGGTCAGGTTAAGGAATTATTAACAAACCATCTCGGCCATAATGATGGCCACCGCAATATGATGACGAAGGGTTTTGAGTGCGATATGCAGCTGATTACGGACTGTTTTTTCCGATACGCCCATCCGCAGGGCTATTTCAGCGATAGAGAGCTGTTGGCGACGGCTCATCAGAAACATTTCCCGGGTTCTGGGCGGCAGTGTTTCCAGCTGAGTGGATATCTCATTAAAAAGGTCTGATTCGTGCAGTTTGTCCCATATACTGTTTAATACGGGCAGAAACTGCTCTTCTACCCTGTCCAGGTGTTCGGGGCTTTTCAGTATCTCCTGAAGTCTTTTAAACGATTGAAACCTGACAGCCTGTAACAGATAACGCTGCAGGGAGCCGGAGATCTCCAGCTGTTCGCGTCTGCCCCACAGGGAGATATATACCAGCTGTACCACATCTTTCGCGTCATCATCTGATTTCAGTATTCTGCCGGCCAGGGAATATAATAGATGCCAGTGCTTATTGAAACATGTTTCAAAAGCTTTCTGATCGCCGGCCTTGATCTGGTGGAGCAACTCGATATCTTCACTGTTTTGCATAGCAACAGGTTTGACACTGCCCTGCAAAGTAAAGCAATCCATTCCCTGGGTTATTTTAATTTAATGTTATCAATTATTTTTATCAGGTGATACTGTTACTCTCTGCCTTTTAAATAACACTAAACAACCATATGTCTTTTTTTCTTCTTTTCAATGGAGGGAATGCGAAAATCCTGCGTTTATCATGTAGCGATAGACATTGTAGCCGTAAATTTTTTATTGTGCCAAAACATCATCAACCTGCACCTGTAATAACACTCACTGCCAGCAATCGGGTACCATCCTGGTATCAGCATCCGATGATCGTGACAGTACTGTATTTTCTGGGAACACTGATATTATATATACAATCACTGCTTACGGGCAAATACAATAATTTTATCATCTTCCGCAGCTCATGGGATCATCTGCTGCATCATATGCCGCTGTATAAGCTGTACCCCGAAACTTATTTTGACTACTTTTTATACCACCCTACTTTCCCTATCCTGTTTGCACCACTGGCCATTTTACCGGCCACTGTGGGTTTGTTTATCTGGCTGATGGGCAGCTCCGGTCTTTTTCTGTACGCCCTGCGTCAGTTGCCGGTAGCTGCCAACAGGCGGTATATCATCAGCTGGCTGCTGATACTGGAGCTGTTAAACGCTATCCAGTCTTCACAAACCAATCCGATCATGACTGCGCTGATGCTGCTGACCGTGATCAATCTGGAACGAAAGAAACCTTTACTGGCAGCGCTTTTCACCTGTCTCTGTTTTTTCATCAAAGGTTATGGCGCCATCACAGGATTGCTGTTTCTCTTTTATGACAACAAAAGTACTTACATGAAATACTGTCTGCTGTTTGGCATTAGCGGCACCTTACTCCCGCTGCTGATATTGTCTCCGGCTGAACTGATACAAACGTATAAAGACTGGTTTCATATGATCACCAGCCCTGTTATACTGGAAGATGCTTCTGTACGGGGCATGATACATGCGCTGATGCATATCCCTCTGCAGCCTGCTATCGGGATAGATAAAGTGATGCATGTGGTAGCATTTACAGGACTGGGCACCGCGCTCTTTTTCGCGTGGAAAAACAAAGCTCCTTTTTACAAATGGATCATAGCAGCTTACCTGATGTTGTGGGTGGTATTGTTCAACCAGAGCACAGAATCTCCTACCTATATTATGGCGGTAACCGGTGCTGTTGCCGGCTTGATGCTGTTGCCGGAAAGGCCACTGTCCGTTATCCTGTTAGGGATACTGGTGGTAGTCACCTCTCTGTGCCCTACCGACCTGGTACCTTCCTTCATCAACAAAATAGCCGTCAGTTATCAGCTGAAAGCATTGCCCTGTTTGCTGATACTGTTTTACTTCCAGTATTATTTGTGTTTTACTAAACAAACAGCAGCGGAGGAATAACGCCTGTCCCCCGTTTTCTGCGCTCCTGTACTTTACTTTTTTATTTCCGGCGGAACGATTTACTTTGTTCCGGATACATGGTATGAAAAAGCAGGTACGCATATCTCCTTACTGGCTGTGCCAGCTCAGCGGCTGGACAGTAGCCGCCCTTCACTGGGAAGTGGAAGGTTTTTTGCGAAGTCCGTATTTCAGCTACCGGCTGGCTATCCTCAACTTTGTGGCGGATATTGTAATCAATATCCTACTAACACATGCCTACCGCCGGTTTGCGTTGCAACACCGCTGGCCTGCGTTACCGCCCCGGGCATTGATACTGCGTATCATACCAGCTGTATTATTACTGGCGGTCTGTTTTACCTTCACGGTATCGCTGCGGTTTTATATCGAGCAGTACTATCCATCATTTGAGCTGTCTTATTGGACTTATCTGAAAGACATAGGCCGGCAGCCTTTTATGACCGGCATCCGGACCATGGCCGTTTGGGTACTGGCCTGGCATATGTACCACTATGCACAGCGGGAGATCCGTACCGCACAGGAGAATGCCCGGCTACAGCTCCTTACCAGGGAAATACAACTCAGCAATCTCTCTGCCCAACTCAATCCTCATTTCTTTTTTAACTCACTCAACAATATCAAGTCGCTGATACTGGAAGATCCGGTATTGGCCAGAAGGGCCATAGATCTGCTTTCCGAGCTGTTGCGCCATGCATTGTACAAACAGTCCGACAAACTGATACCCCTACACGAAGAACTGCAGGTAGTCAGCGATTATCTGGAGCTGGAGAAACTACGTTTCGAAGACCGGCTGGAAGCAGACATCCGGATGAACGCGCCATTGTCAGATGTATTAGTTCCTCCACTCAGCATACAAACCATGGTAGAAAATGCCATCAAACATGGCATCAACAAAAGTATGGACGGTGGCAGCATTATCATCACCATAGAAAAAAATGTAACAGCTGTCCGTATCACGGTACAAAATCCGGGACGCCTGGAGCAGTCTGCCACCTCCAGCGGACTGGGCATCCGTAATCTGCAGGAACGGCTACAGCTGCAGTTTCACGGTCAGGCTTCCTTTCATATCACAGCATTGCCTGATGAAAAAGTTTTAACCGTCTTAACTATTCCGGTTATATGAAAAAGATACGAGTAGTGATTGTGGATGATGAACGTGCAGCGCGGGAAGAGATCAAACGGGCATTACAGCCGTATACAGACTATACGGTGGCGGGAGAAGCTAAAAATGTAAGTGCCGCTCTGGAGCTGATCAGGGAAACGCAGCCGGACCTGCTTTTCCTGGATGTCCAGATGCCTGGTGCTTCCGGCTTCGATCTGCTGGCCAGTCTGTCCGAAGTACCGGACGTGATCTTTACCACCGCTTATGATGCTTATGCAGTAAAAGCATTCGATAACAACGCACTCGACTATCTGCTTAAACCTTTCCGCAGCGAGAGGTTCGCACAGGCCATGGACAAACACTGCAACAAATGTATGGAACGCGCTGCCCTGGCCGGAAACAACCTGTCCGATAAACAACTTTTCATCAAAGAAGGTGATCAGTGTTTTTTCCTGAAGCAGGGAGAAATATATCTGATAGAATCTGTGGACAACTACGCCCGTATACATTTTCAGGGGAAACAGGTGCTGATAAAAACCTCCCTTAACCAGCTGGAATCCAGACTGGACCCCGCTTCTTTTTTCAGGATCAACAGAAGTCAGATTATCCATGCCCGTTATATCACCCGTATTGTAACTATTGATGGTGGCCGATTACAGCTGACTATTCATGATAGCATACAGGTAGAAGTGTCCAGCCGGCAGTCTGTTAAATTCAAGCAATGGAATAATATTTAACGGTCTCTTTCAATTATTTTTTAAGATGATTTTACTAAGAAATTTTTTCTTACTGGCATTGTCATGCCTCTACCTGCACACAGCGGCACAGCAGTTTCCGCTGCCGCAGGCCACCATCAGCAGCGATAGCGCCTTACAGGTATCTATACCTTTGCTGGCAAACAAAATACTGCCCCGGTTAAAGCCTGATGAAGACACGTGGACTTATCTCAGTCAGCTGCTGATGGTACAACTCACCGCTAAAAAATATGCAGCCGCTTTACAAACTATCCAACAATACAGACAGGCTTTTGCACAAAACGATCCGGAGATAGCCGGTATAAAATTTATTCAATACGAAACATATGCCAGGGCCATGTTGAGCAAAGCACCCTTTGAACCCGCTTTCCGGCGGGCTTTCATGGTTTCACTGAAACGACTACACGAAAGAAACCGCTTTGACATTGACAACTGGTATAGTCCGGATGTTGCTTTTCTCACTGCAGATTTCAGGCGGCAATTACAGCAACAGCAGGGAAAAGACAGTATCAGCCTGCAGGATGCCCTATCGTTGTGTAAACGGTATATTGCGTGGCAGGTGCTTCCTCCGATTGCCACCCTGGCCAAACCCTTGCTGGCAGCAGAAAACAAGGATCGTTATCTTATCAACGACAGCGTTCTGGTGAAAACCCGCGATGGCGCTATGGTTTCAGCCATCGTTGTACGGCCCAAAGGACAACAGCATCCTTTACCTGTCATCTTTTTCTTTACTATTTACACAGAAGTCAAAAACCTTTGTATCGCCAAAGAAGCGGCCGATAAAGGTTTTGTAGGCGTGGTAGCTAATACAAGAGGTAAGCGGCTGAGCACGGATACACCTGTACCTTATGAATACGACGGCAACGATGCCTGGGATGTGTTGGACTGGATCAGTCATCAATCGTGGTGCAATGGCAAGATAGGTATGTATGGTGGTAGTTATGTGGGGTTCACACAATGGGCTGCTGTCAAACACGGCGTACATCCCGCATTAAAGACCATCGTGCCCTCTGCAGCCGTAGTGCCGGGTTTTGATGTGCCGAAGGAAAACAATGTATACCTGAGTTTCGTATATCCGTGGATTCCTTATGTCACCAACAATAAATTCCTCGACAACGTTACCTACTACGATCA belongs to Chitinophaga sp. HK235 and includes:
- a CDS encoding sensor histidine kinase, producing MKKQVRISPYWLCQLSGWTVAALHWEVEGFLRSPYFSYRLAILNFVADIVINILLTHAYRRFALQHRWPALPPRALILRIIPAVLLLAVCFTFTVSLRFYIEQYYPSFELSYWTYLKDIGRQPFMTGIRTMAVWVLAWHMYHYAQREIRTAQENARLQLLTREIQLSNLSAQLNPHFFFNSLNNIKSLILEDPVLARRAIDLLSELLRHALYKQSDKLIPLHEELQVVSDYLELEKLRFEDRLEADIRMNAPLSDVLVPPLSIQTMVENAIKHGINKSMDGGSIIITIEKNVTAVRITVQNPGRLEQSATSSGLGIRNLQERLQLQFHGQASFHITALPDEKVLTVLTIPVI
- a CDS encoding LytTR family DNA-binding domain-containing protein, with amino-acid sequence MKKIRVVIVDDERAAREEIKRALQPYTDYTVAGEAKNVSAALELIRETQPDLLFLDVQMPGASGFDLLASLSEVPDVIFTTAYDAYAVKAFDNNALDYLLKPFRSERFAQAMDKHCNKCMERAALAGNNLSDKQLFIKEGDQCFFLKQGEIYLIESVDNYARIHFQGKQVLIKTSLNQLESRLDPASFFRINRSQIIHARYITRIVTIDGGRLQLTIHDSIQVEVSSRQSVKFKQWNNI
- a CDS encoding FecR family protein, with translation MNVAQLKRIINRYLTGNASGKEAALMEAWYEEALEEARQQPVTGQSETHRQQVLERLRLEIQDVPTGRVIRFSRARNIAAACIVLLGGASLGYRYQFDILDLVDPIPVETVTAHAFQVKQVILPDSSRVVLNANSEISYPKKFRGKKRQVHLNGEAFFDVVRNPSAAFTITAPHLQVKVLGTSFVMTDSSHIQAARVSVKTGRVAVSADVKGFPVTQLTANQELFYDEAGGVVNINKHQEVDIGWTNKQLVFNNVALSEVLREIENMFHVKINVRDTVINEMKFTGAFEPGDPLPDMLKVIALSYRLTIHKNKDGTINISN
- a CDS encoding glycosyltransferase family 87 protein, coding for MPKHHQPAPVITLTASNRVPSWYQHPMIVTVLYFLGTLILYIQSLLTGKYNNFIIFRSSWDHLLHHMPLYKLYPETYFDYFLYHPTFPILFAPLAILPATVGLFIWLMGSSGLFLYALRQLPVAANRRYIISWLLILELLNAIQSSQTNPIMTALMLLTVINLERKKPLLAALFTCLCFFIKGYGAITGLLFLFYDNKSTYMKYCLLFGISGTLLPLLILSPAELIQTYKDWFHMITSPVILEDASVRGMIHALMHIPLQPAIGIDKVMHVVAFTGLGTALFFAWKNKAPFYKWIIAAYLMLWVVLFNQSTESPTYIMAVTGAVAGLMLLPERPLSVILLGILVVVTSLCPTDLVPSFINKIAVSYQLKALPCLLILFYFQYYLCFTKQTAAEE
- a CDS encoding RNA polymerase sigma factor, whose protein sequence is MQNSEDIELLHQIKAGDQKAFETCFNKHWHLLYSLAGRILKSDDDAKDVVQLVYISLWGRREQLEISGSLQRYLLQAVRFQSFKRLQEILKSPEHLDRVEEQFLPVLNSIWDKLHESDLFNEISTQLETLPPRTREMFLMSRRQQLSIAEIALRMGVSEKTVRNQLHIALKTLRHHIAVAIIMAEMVC
- a CDS encoding CocE/NonD family hydrolase, whose amino-acid sequence is MILLRNFFLLALSCLYLHTAAQQFPLPQATISSDSALQVSIPLLANKILPRLKPDEDTWTYLSQLLMVQLTAKKYAAALQTIQQYRQAFAQNDPEIAGIKFIQYETYARAMLSKAPFEPAFRRAFMVSLKRLHERNRFDIDNWYSPDVAFLTADFRRQLQQQQGKDSISLQDALSLCKRYIAWQVLPPIATLAKPLLAAENKDRYLINDSVLVKTRDGAMVSAIVVRPKGQQHPLPVIFFFTIYTEVKNLCIAKEAADKGFVGVVANTRGKRLSTDTPVPYEYDGNDAWDVLDWISHQSWCNGKIGMYGGSYVGFTQWAAVKHGVHPALKTIVPSAAVVPGFDVPKENNVYLSFVYPWIPYVTNNKFLDNVTYYDQQRWRGMQFRWYNSGAAYQILDSTDGQPNPVFQRWLAHPAYDQYWQNMTAYREDFSRIHIPVLSTTGYFDGAQIGAMYYLREHYRNNPTADHYLVIGPFDHLGCQHVPAPYLNGYKTDAVAHLSIHQLIYQWFDYILKDGKKPALLQDKINYQVMGTNQWKHVPSLEKMNNDTLTFYLDQQRLSLQQPVSTGFVTRQVDLSDREGGFTSNYILSRLIASDINTSNSSVFVSEPFTQSVNINGSFLGKLQAVVNKKDVDIGIDLYEQLPDGRYFQLSYYLGRASYAADPEKRQLLVPGAVSTISFSNTRMISKKISKGSRLVVVININKNPFEEINYGSGKKVSEETIADAGEPLRIQWRNDSYIRIPVWRD